From the genome of Vitis riparia cultivar Riparia Gloire de Montpellier isolate 1030 chromosome 2, EGFV_Vit.rip_1.0, whole genome shotgun sequence, one region includes:
- the LOC117930229 gene encoding uncharacterized protein LOC117930229 → MTVKDTGMFRITKYKGPHTCVNPCINQDHSQLDSSFVSKYIETLVKVEMTITVAAIQAVVAEQFGYQISYQKAMKAKRKAMTRLFGDWYKSYAELPRFFLALEHSNPGCIMYSKMVPGNNPNEEIFQRVFWAFAPSIKGFAHCRPILSIDGTHLYGKYKGTLLIAMGCDGNNQLFPLAFAITEGENTDSWSWFLACIRVGVTQRKGLCLISDRHPSIIVVVNETYSGWTQPDACHRFCIRHLASNFNTKFKDKTLKDLMCRAAMESKVKKFISHMDTIGRINAEARNWLEQIHLEKWALSYDSGRRYRIMTTNMSEIFNGVLKGARNLPITALVQLTFYRVNSYHSQAGAWCQSTRFR, encoded by the coding sequence ATGACAGTGAAAGATACGGGTATGTTTAGAATCACAAAGTACAAAGGTCCTCATACATGTGTCAATCCATGTATTAATCAAGATCATTCACAGTTGGATTCTAGCTTTGTATCTAAGTATATTGAAACATTGGTGAAGGTAGAAATGACCATTACAGTTGCTGCAATTCAAGCTGTTGTTGCGGAACAATTTGGTTAccaaatttcttatcaaaaagcaATGAAGGCAAAAAGGAAAGCAATGACTCGATTATTTGGTGATTGGTACAAGTCTTATGCAGAGTTGCCTCGTTTCTTCCTTGCCTTGGAGCATTCAAATCCTGGATGCATTATGTATTCCAAAATGGTTCCTGGAAACAATCcgaatgaagaaatttttcagCGTGTTTTTTGGGCATTCGCTCCATCTATTAAAGGGTTTGCACACTGTCGACCAATTCTCAGTATTGATGGGACACAtttgtatggaaaatataaagggACTTTGCTTATTGCTATGGGATGTGATGGTAATAACCAATTGTTTCCACTTGCATTTGCCATTACAGAAGGAGAGAATACAGATAGTTGGAGTTGGTTTTTGGCATGTATCAGAGTTGGAGTAACACAAAGGAAAGGGTTGTGTCTGATTTCTGATCGTCATCCTAGCATTATAGTTGTTGTCAATGAAACATATTCGGGATGGACTCAGCCAGATGCTTGTCATAGATTTTGCATTCGTCATTTAGCGAGTAATTTCAACACAAAGTTCAAAGATAAGACTTTAAAGGATCTCATGTGTAGGGCTGCTATGGAgagtaaagttaaaaaatttatttctcacatGGATACAATTGGCCGGATAAATGCCGAGGCTAGAAATTGGTTGGAGCAAATTCATCTTGAAAAATGGGCACTCTCATATGATAGTGGCCGGAGATATAGGATTATGACAACTAACAtgtctgaaatttttaatggtgTCCTTAAGGGTGCTCGTAACTTACCAATAACAGCTTTAGTCCAGTTAACTTTCTATCGGGTTAACAGTTATCATAGTCAGGCGGGAGCATGGTGCCAGTCGACTCGCTTCAGGTGA